In Cryptosporangium phraense, the following are encoded in one genomic region:
- a CDS encoding Lrp/AsnC family transcriptional regulator: protein MDATDARLLIALSDDPRATTLALADRLGLSRNTVQSRLARLDGRLAGFERRITPDALGYPLAAHLTATVTQQRLDEVASSLAAIPEVLEVLGISGAEDLFIRVAARDADDLYRIAGQILATPGVERTETALVMRTLVDYRVRPLLDRAADPAR, encoded by the coding sequence GTGGACGCCACCGATGCCCGCCTGCTGATCGCGCTGTCCGACGATCCCCGCGCGACGACGCTCGCGCTGGCCGACCGTCTCGGGTTGTCGCGCAACACCGTCCAGTCGCGACTCGCCCGCCTCGACGGCCGGCTGGCCGGGTTCGAGCGGCGGATCACCCCCGACGCGCTCGGCTACCCGCTGGCCGCGCACCTCACCGCGACCGTCACCCAGCAGCGGCTCGACGAGGTGGCGTCCTCGCTGGCCGCGATCCCGGAGGTGCTCGAGGTGCTCGGGATCAGCGGCGCCGAGGACCTGTTCATCCGGGTGGCCGCCCGGGACGCCGACGACCTGTACCGGATCGCCGGGCAGATCCTGGCCACGCCGGGCGTCGAGCGGACCGAGACCGCCCTGGTCATGCGCACCCTGGTCGACTACCGAGTGCGGCCACTCCTCGACCGCGCGGCAGACCCGGCGCGATAG
- a CDS encoding SIS domain-containing protein yields MSGTIDAAPDAGAEATQREIWQQPRLWREVDAASAGAFLDPLLARPDLRIILTGAGTSAFAGGLLAPELTRSLRRRVDAVATTDLVSNPAAYLAEDLPTLLVSFARSGDSPESVAATALADQCLTEVHHLVVTCNADGQLAREHGTRANSHVLLMPAGSNDRSFAMTSSYTCMVLAAWSALAGPAPADALAEAGENVLKARDADAREIAARGYERIVYLGSGSLQSLARESALKVLELTAGDIVAYADSPLGFRHGPKSVLDAKTFAVVYLSDDPYTRRYDEDIALELRASLGVENVRVVAGRPSERLGSEGVWYVDGLDGASDVVLSLPFVLVAQMLALRFSLALGHTPDNPFPSGEVNRVVRGVTIYPAS; encoded by the coding sequence ATGAGCGGGACGATCGACGCGGCGCCGGATGCCGGCGCGGAAGCGACGCAGCGCGAGATCTGGCAGCAGCCCCGGCTGTGGCGGGAAGTCGACGCGGCCTCGGCCGGCGCGTTCCTCGACCCGCTCCTGGCCCGGCCCGACCTGCGAATCATCCTCACCGGCGCGGGCACGTCGGCGTTCGCCGGCGGCCTGCTCGCCCCCGAGCTCACCCGCTCGCTGCGCCGCCGGGTCGACGCGGTCGCCACCACCGACCTCGTCTCCAACCCGGCCGCGTACCTGGCCGAGGACCTCCCGACGCTGCTCGTGTCGTTCGCCCGCTCGGGTGACAGCCCGGAGAGCGTCGCGGCCACCGCGCTGGCCGACCAGTGCCTCACCGAGGTGCACCACCTGGTCGTCACCTGCAATGCCGACGGGCAGCTCGCCCGCGAGCACGGCACCCGGGCCAACTCGCACGTGCTGCTGATGCCGGCCGGATCCAACGACCGCAGCTTCGCGATGACGTCCAGCTACACCTGCATGGTGCTGGCCGCCTGGTCGGCGCTGGCCGGTCCGGCGCCGGCCGACGCGCTGGCCGAAGCCGGCGAGAACGTGCTCAAGGCCCGCGACGCCGACGCCCGCGAGATCGCCGCCCGCGGCTACGAGCGGATCGTCTACCTGGGCAGCGGATCCCTGCAGAGCCTGGCCCGCGAGTCGGCGCTCAAGGTGCTGGAGCTCACGGCCGGCGACATCGTGGCCTACGCCGACAGCCCGCTCGGGTTCCGGCACGGCCCGAAGTCGGTGCTCGACGCGAAGACGTTCGCGGTCGTGTACCTCTCCGACGATCCGTACACCCGGCGGTACGACGAGGACATCGCGCTCGAGCTGCGCGCCTCGCTGGGCGTCGAGAACGTGCGGGTCGTGGCCGGGCGGCCGAGCGAGCGGCTCGGATCCGAGGGCGTCTGGTACGTCGACGGACTCGACGGGGCGTCGGACGTCGTCCTGTCGTTGCCGTTCGTGCTGGTCGCGCAGATGCTCGCGCTGCGGTTCTCGCTGGCGCTCGGCCACACCCCGGACAACCCGTTCCCGTCCGGGGAGGTCAACCGGGTGGTCCGGGGCGTGACGATCTACCCGGCGAGCTGA
- a CDS encoding epoxide hydrolase family protein, which yields MDITEYELHLPIGDLQQRLANVRWPNQVPGVGWERGVPTSWLTELVEQWTTSYDWRATEARVNQYPQFTTEIDGQRIHFLHIDSGKTPLLLLHGWPGSILEFLDVIEPLSADFSLVVPSHPNFGLSGPAGAGWDSRRTATAYAALMAGLGYSRYGVQGGDFGAIVGPDLGRVDPSHVIGVHVNAASFGFIPLGEPSGEFTDAEKVRLESVQRFTTDGYGYFQIQATRPHTLGFALADSPVGQLAWIGEKFHDWAVPVGSIPATHVLDHATLYWLTNTGSSSAQMYYESMHSGNWPTRSTVPTGVANFAGDPAIRRYADELNTIVHWSGFDRGGHFAAIEAPDLLVGDVRKFFSGLS from the coding sequence ATGGACATCACCGAGTACGAACTCCACCTCCCGATCGGCGACCTGCAGCAGCGCCTGGCGAACGTCCGCTGGCCGAATCAGGTGCCGGGCGTCGGCTGGGAGCGCGGGGTGCCGACGTCGTGGCTGACCGAGCTCGTCGAGCAGTGGACGACGTCGTACGACTGGCGGGCGACCGAGGCGCGCGTCAACCAGTACCCGCAGTTCACGACCGAGATCGACGGGCAGCGGATCCATTTCCTGCACATCGACTCGGGCAAGACCCCGCTGCTCCTGCTGCACGGCTGGCCGGGTTCGATCCTGGAGTTCCTCGACGTGATCGAGCCGCTCTCGGCCGACTTCTCGCTGGTCGTCCCGTCCCACCCGAACTTCGGCCTGTCCGGGCCGGCCGGTGCGGGCTGGGACTCGCGCCGGACCGCCACCGCCTACGCGGCCCTGATGGCCGGGCTCGGCTACTCGCGCTACGGGGTACAGGGCGGCGACTTCGGGGCGATCGTCGGCCCGGATCTGGGGCGCGTCGACCCGTCGCACGTCATCGGCGTCCACGTGAACGCGGCCTCGTTCGGGTTCATCCCGCTGGGTGAGCCGTCGGGGGAGTTCACCGACGCGGAGAAGGTCCGGCTGGAGAGCGTGCAGCGCTTCACGACCGATGGCTACGGCTACTTCCAGATCCAGGCCACCCGCCCGCACACGCTGGGCTTCGCGCTGGCCGACTCGCCGGTCGGTCAGCTCGCCTGGATCGGCGAGAAGTTCCACGACTGGGCGGTCCCGGTGGGATCGATCCCGGCGACCCACGTGCTCGACCACGCGACGCTGTACTGGCTCACCAACACCGGCAGCTCGTCCGCGCAGATGTACTACGAGTCGATGCACTCCGGGAACTGGCCGACACGCTCCACGGTGCCCACCGGTGTCGCGAACTTCGCCGGCGACCCGGCGATCCGGCGGTACGCCGACGAGCTGAACACGATCGTGCACTGGTCGGGGTTCGACCGCGGCGGCCACTTCGCCGCGATCGAGGCCCCGGATCTGCTGGTCGGAGACGTCCGTAAGTTCTTTTCCGGACTCAGCTGA
- a CDS encoding arginase family protein, with the protein MRITLLGAPTTAGSHNAGQEDAPAALRAAGLADALRRQGVSVEDSGDTPATPYRPLGVGLASRDLDRVTAQAAAVADGVAQAVADGHVPLVLGGDCTITAGVVAGALRAGLDPALAYFDGDLDLSTPADSGSGVLDSMVLAHLLGNADNSLARLGPRFPMLAPDRVLAVGFHPVEASTAQLAWAEASGLHLLPVTRLTDPASVRKALPDDGPVIVHFDLDVIDSGDFPLANFPHFNGGLTADAAFECLRSLCAAPQLAAVAVTEVNPHHDPDGAMVARLVDALALALGRD; encoded by the coding sequence ATGCGCATCACGCTGCTCGGAGCTCCCACGACGGCCGGTTCGCACAACGCGGGTCAGGAGGACGCCCCGGCCGCGCTGCGAGCGGCCGGTCTCGCCGACGCGTTGAGACGGCAGGGCGTCTCGGTGGAGGACAGCGGAGACACCCCGGCGACCCCGTACCGCCCGCTGGGCGTCGGCCTGGCGTCGCGGGACCTCGACCGGGTGACCGCCCAGGCCGCGGCCGTCGCCGACGGCGTCGCGCAGGCGGTCGCGGACGGTCACGTGCCGCTCGTCCTCGGGGGTGACTGCACGATCACCGCCGGCGTCGTCGCGGGCGCCCTGCGGGCCGGGCTCGACCCGGCGCTGGCCTACTTCGACGGGGACCTCGACCTCAGCACCCCGGCCGACAGCGGCAGCGGGGTGCTCGACTCGATGGTGCTCGCGCACCTGCTCGGCAACGCCGACAACAGCCTGGCCCGGCTCGGTCCGCGGTTCCCGATGCTCGCGCCCGACCGCGTGCTCGCGGTCGGGTTCCACCCGGTCGAGGCCAGCACGGCCCAGCTGGCCTGGGCCGAGGCCAGCGGACTGCACCTGCTGCCGGTCACCCGGCTGACCGACCCGGCCTCCGTCCGGAAGGCCCTTCCCGACGACGGTCCGGTGATCGTCCACTTCGATCTGGACGTGATCGACAGCGGCGATTTCCCGCTGGCGAACTTCCCGCACTTCAACGGGGGTCTGACCGCCGACGCGGCGTTCGAGTGCCTGCGCTCGCTGTGCGCGGCGCCGCAGTTGGCCGCGGTCGCGGTGACCGAGGTGAACCCGCACCACGATCCGGACGGAGCGATGGTGGCTCGGCTGGTCGACGCGCTCGCGCTGGCGCTGGGGAGGGACTGA
- a CDS encoding helix-turn-helix transcriptional regulator — protein MLETSARLLRLLSLLQQHRDWSGPQLAERLEVTVRTVRRDVDRLRELGYPVDATIGTLGGYRLGAGAHMPPLLLDDEEAVAVAVGLRVAANGTVTGIEETSVRALAKLEQILPSRLRHRVSALGAATVAENRPAAVVDADLLTTLAAACRDFQRLRIDYRSHDGADSTRLIEPHRLVHTGRRWYLVAFDVDRDDWRTFRVDRLRPWTPPGPRFTPRTPPDLDPGAFASWSIGVDRYRYQGRFTIQAPAAEVAAKVPADSGLIEAIDERSCTLRAGSNSLDGLALHVAVLGFEFTVHEPPELVEQFRILQGRLARAVRV, from the coding sequence ATGCTGGAAACGTCCGCGCGCCTGCTCCGTCTGCTCTCGCTGCTGCAACAGCACCGGGACTGGAGCGGCCCGCAGCTCGCCGAGCGGCTCGAGGTCACGGTGCGGACGGTCCGCCGGGACGTCGACCGGCTGCGCGAGCTGGGGTATCCGGTGGACGCGACGATCGGCACGCTCGGCGGCTACCGGCTCGGTGCCGGCGCCCACATGCCCCCGCTGCTGCTCGACGACGAGGAGGCGGTCGCGGTCGCGGTGGGCCTGCGGGTGGCGGCGAACGGCACGGTCACCGGCATCGAGGAGACGTCGGTGCGGGCGCTGGCCAAGCTCGAGCAGATCCTGCCGTCACGCCTGCGTCACCGCGTCTCCGCGCTCGGCGCGGCGACCGTGGCCGAGAACCGCCCGGCCGCGGTCGTCGACGCCGACCTGCTGACGACGCTCGCCGCCGCCTGCCGTGACTTCCAGCGGCTGCGCATCGACTACCGCAGCCACGACGGAGCCGACTCCACCCGGCTGATCGAGCCGCATCGGCTCGTGCACACCGGCCGGCGCTGGTACCTGGTCGCGTTCGACGTCGACCGCGACGACTGGCGGACGTTCCGCGTCGACCGGCTCCGCCCGTGGACCCCGCCCGGTCCGCGGTTCACGCCCCGGACCCCGCCCGACCTGGACCCGGGCGCGTTCGCGTCCTGGTCGATCGGCGTCGATCGGTACCGCTACCAGGGCCGGTTCACGATCCAGGCGCCGGCCGCCGAGGTCGCGGCCAAGGTGCCGGCCGACTCGGGGCTGATCGAGGCGATCGACGAACGGTCGTGCACCCTGCGCGCCGGCTCGAACTCGCTCGACGGGCTGGCGTTGCACGTCGCCGTGCTCGGTTTCGAGTTCACCGTGCACGAGCCGCCCGAGCTGGTGGAGCAGTTCCGGATCCTGCAGGGACGGCTCGCCCGGGCGGTTAGGGTGTAG
- a CDS encoding GNAT family N-acetyltransferase has product MEPAIRLRPVGEDDLGWFRLLRTDADFCGLDWKGFSDPGEPARRFAENGFLGEKVSWLVVETVADEEAVALVQWHPAPFAGNGHWEIGIVVFPERRGQGFGWRAQALLCDYLFAHTPVQRIQAGTHPENVAEQKALVRAGFQLEGVIRSCDFRGGAWHDGLLYSRLRTDPAPDPT; this is encoded by the coding sequence ATGGAGCCGGCGATCCGCTTACGGCCGGTGGGCGAGGACGACCTGGGGTGGTTCCGGCTGCTCCGCACCGATGCCGACTTCTGCGGGCTGGACTGGAAGGGTTTCAGCGACCCGGGCGAGCCCGCGCGCCGGTTCGCCGAGAACGGGTTCCTCGGCGAGAAGGTGAGCTGGCTGGTGGTGGAGACGGTGGCCGACGAGGAGGCCGTCGCGCTCGTGCAGTGGCATCCGGCGCCGTTCGCCGGGAACGGTCACTGGGAGATCGGGATCGTCGTGTTTCCCGAGCGGCGGGGTCAGGGGTTCGGGTGGCGCGCGCAGGCGCTGCTCTGCGACTACCTGTTCGCGCACACCCCGGTGCAGCGGATTCAGGCCGGTACCCATCCGGAGAACGTCGCCGAGCAGAAGGCGCTGGTGAGGGCCGGTTTTCAGCTCGAAGGGGTGATCCGGTCGTGCGACTTCCGCGGGGGAGCGTGGCACGACGGCCTCCTCTACAGCCGCTTACGCACCGACCCGGCTCCCGACCCCACCTGA
- a CDS encoding NAD(P)H-binding protein, whose amino-acid sequence MRILVLGASGNVGSEVVAAGLEAGLQVRAVARHLPADAGGAEWVIGDLNDAASLYDALSDVDLVFTLAGYGGLADTLRRAKETGVRRVVLLSSSSAPTGRTGNAVAKYHIESEGLVRESGLPWTFLQPNTFMTNTLEWAPQLAEGDTVTDAFGAVAISTVDPRDVGAVAIRTATDEAHAGRAHRLSGPEALRPADRLAILGAVLGRDLRFVPKSDEQAHADMIAAMPPEYVEAFFEFFADGLIDETTVQPAVEEILGRPAAPFRDWAERHRQAFS is encoded by the coding sequence ATGCGGATACTTGTTCTCGGGGCGAGCGGGAACGTCGGCTCGGAGGTCGTCGCGGCCGGGCTGGAGGCCGGGCTGCAGGTCCGCGCGGTGGCCCGGCACCTACCGGCCGACGCCGGCGGCGCCGAGTGGGTGATCGGCGACCTGAACGACGCCGCCTCGCTGTACGACGCGCTCAGCGACGTCGACCTGGTGTTCACGCTGGCCGGCTACGGCGGGCTGGCCGACACCCTGCGGCGCGCGAAGGAGACCGGCGTACGGCGGGTCGTGCTGCTGTCGTCGAGCTCGGCGCCGACCGGACGCACCGGGAACGCGGTCGCGAAGTACCACATCGAGTCCGAGGGCCTGGTCCGCGAGTCCGGTCTCCCGTGGACGTTCCTGCAGCCCAACACGTTCATGACGAACACGCTGGAGTGGGCGCCGCAGCTGGCCGAGGGCGACACGGTCACCGACGCGTTCGGCGCCGTCGCGATCTCGACCGTCGACCCGCGGGACGTCGGCGCGGTCGCGATCCGGACCGCGACCGACGAGGCGCACGCCGGGCGGGCCCATCGGCTCAGCGGGCCGGAGGCGCTGCGGCCGGCCGACCGGCTGGCGATTCTCGGCGCCGTGCTCGGGCGCGACCTGCGGTTCGTTCCGAAGTCGGACGAGCAGGCCCACGCGGACATGATCGCGGCCATGCCGCCGGAGTACGTCGAGGCGTTCTTCGAGTTCTTCGCCGACGGACTGATCGACGAGACGACCGTGCAGCCGGCGGTCGAGGAGATCCTCGGACGACCGGCGGCGCCGTTCCGCGACTGGGCGGAACGGCACCGCCAGGCTTTCAGCTGA
- a CDS encoding DMT family transporter — protein sequence MSSRSFVMLVVAGVCWGTGGVTGRALSEVGGLSAPAVAAYRLLIGGALLVVVLAVRRRRPRGGAAWRRVLAVAGLAAVFQASYFSAVAVSSVTISTLIAIGSAPLLVLAVDAVTTRRLPERATIRPVLLGLTGLALLVGAPTGQSLGRTLAGVGLSLVAGAGFALLTLLGRRPVDGLDEATTTGYGFLLGGTGLLLALGTSADLGVRLSLTSLGLLALLGTVPTALAYTLYFRGLRSSTAVTATVVALLEPLTATVLAVALLGERLSVPAAVGAVVLLISVVDSGRRREPLTTVAT from the coding sequence TTGTCATCTCGTTCTTTCGTCATGCTCGTCGTCGCCGGGGTCTGCTGGGGTACCGGCGGGGTCACCGGGCGCGCGCTCTCCGAGGTCGGCGGCCTGTCCGCGCCCGCGGTGGCCGCCTACCGCCTGCTGATCGGCGGCGCCCTCCTCGTCGTCGTCCTCGCCGTGCGCCGACGGCGTCCCCGCGGCGGCGCCGCCTGGCGGCGGGTCCTCGCCGTCGCCGGCCTCGCGGCCGTGTTCCAGGCGTCCTACTTCTCCGCCGTCGCGGTCAGTTCGGTCACGATCTCGACGTTGATCGCGATCGGATCCGCGCCGTTGCTGGTGCTGGCCGTCGACGCGGTCACCACCCGCCGGCTCCCCGAGCGGGCCACGATCCGGCCGGTACTGCTCGGGCTCACCGGGCTCGCGCTGCTGGTCGGCGCCCCGACCGGCCAGTCGCTGGGGCGCACGCTGGCCGGCGTCGGGCTGAGCCTCGTCGCCGGGGCCGGGTTCGCGCTGCTGACGCTGCTCGGCCGACGCCCGGTCGACGGCCTCGACGAGGCCACGACCACCGGCTACGGCTTCCTGCTCGGCGGCACCGGGCTGCTGCTGGCGCTGGGAACGTCCGCCGACCTCGGCGTCCGCCTGAGCCTGACGTCGCTGGGGCTGCTGGCGCTGCTCGGAACCGTCCCGACGGCGCTGGCCTACACGCTGTACTTCCGCGGGCTGCGGAGCAGCACGGCGGTGACGGCCACCGTCGTCGCGCTCCTCGAACCGCTGACCGCCACCGTGCTGGCGGTCGCGCTGCTGGGCGAGCGGCTGAGCGTCCCGGCCGCGGTCGGAGCGGTGGTGCTGCTGATCTCGGTGGTGGACTCCGGACGACGACGGGAGCCGCTCACTACAGTCGCCACGTGA